A region of Paraburkholderia largidicola DNA encodes the following proteins:
- a CDS encoding peptidylprolyl isomerase, with the protein MKWLMLALGSAALIANAPAFAQNGSQAAHPSVLLKTSEGDIRVELYPEKAPKTVANFLDYVKSGQYNGTIFHRVIPGFMVQGGGYTTSYAEKPTRAPIPLESRNGLKNMTGTIAMARTSDPNSATAQFFINTVDNAGLDYPNPDGNGYAVFGKVTAGMDVVKKIEGTPTTSRGPMSDVPQKQIVLQSATIVGK; encoded by the coding sequence ATGAAATGGTTGATGTTGGCGCTCGGCAGCGCCGCCCTGATCGCGAACGCACCGGCTTTTGCGCAAAACGGATCACAGGCTGCGCATCCGTCCGTTCTCTTGAAGACGTCGGAAGGCGATATCCGCGTCGAGTTGTATCCTGAGAAAGCGCCGAAGACGGTGGCCAATTTCCTCGACTACGTGAAATCCGGTCAATATAACGGGACGATTTTCCATCGCGTGATTCCCGGCTTCATGGTCCAGGGCGGCGGCTACACGACGAGCTACGCTGAGAAACCGACCCGCGCGCCGATTCCGCTCGAAAGCCGCAACGGCCTGAAGAACATGACGGGCACGATCGCGATGGCGCGCACGAGCGACCCGAACTCGGCCACCGCGCAGTTCTTCATCAACACGGTCGACAATGCCGGCCTCGACTATCCGAATCCGGACGGCAACGGCTACGCCGTGTTCGGCAAGGTGACGGCGGGCATGGACGTCGTGAAGAAGATCGAGGGCACGCCGACCACGTCGCGCGGTCCGATGAGCGATGTGCCGCAAAAGCAGATCGTGCTCCAGTCGGCGACAATTGTCGGCAAGTAA
- a CDS encoding tetratricopeptide repeat protein: protein MKHSSGRARGATTLFATALRSTLRPISGASSRPGLLAALSTAAGATCCGLALMVLPATPAFAQKTPTIAHGPAVRDATPDADASIQEKNWTAALTQLDARIAANPRDAQAKFKRATVLARLNRDDEAIAAFTELTETFPELPEPYNNLAALYAKQGRYTEARAALETAVKASPGYGLAYENLGDLYLRMADQAYRRAQSLGAGNGTTTQRIADIEKIVTPRKTPVKKTSQPADTDSTNRAMQGITSTPGFTFGGPNGSLATPPYVAPSQ, encoded by the coding sequence ATGAAACACTCCAGCGGCCGCGCGCGAGGCGCCACGACCCTCTTCGCGACGGCGCTCCGCTCGACGCTTCGCCCGATTTCCGGCGCGTCGTCCCGTCCAGGTTTGCTCGCGGCCTTGAGCACGGCAGCGGGCGCGACCTGCTGCGGGCTCGCCCTCATGGTCCTGCCTGCCACGCCCGCCTTCGCGCAGAAAACGCCGACCATCGCGCACGGTCCGGCCGTGCGTGACGCGACGCCCGATGCCGACGCGTCGATCCAGGAGAAGAACTGGACGGCCGCGCTCACGCAACTCGATGCACGCATCGCCGCGAATCCACGCGACGCGCAGGCCAAATTCAAGCGCGCCACCGTGCTCGCACGCCTGAACCGCGACGACGAAGCGATCGCCGCGTTCACCGAACTCACCGAGACCTTTCCCGAACTGCCCGAACCGTACAACAACCTCGCCGCGCTCTACGCGAAGCAGGGCCGTTACACGGAAGCGCGCGCCGCGCTGGAAACAGCCGTCAAGGCGAGCCCTGGCTACGGCCTCGCGTACGAGAATCTCGGCGACCTGTATCTGCGCATGGCGGATCAGGCCTATCGCCGCGCACAAAGTCTGGGCGCGGGCAACGGCACGACCACCCAGCGCATCGCCGACATCGAGAAAATCGTGACGCCGCGCAAGACGCCCGTGAAGAAGACCAGCCAGCCAGCTGATACCGACTCCACGAATCGCGCCATGCAGGGCATTACCAGCACGCCGGGCTTCACGTTCGGCGGCCCGAACGGTTCGCTCGCGACGCCGCCGTACGTTGCACCATCGCAGTGA